The window TACCCTTGACAGAAGCCAGACCAACGCCCCCACGAGGAGACACCTGACACTTGGGTTGCCTACCCTTTTACGGGGTCACACCCACGCACCATGTGGCACTAAGGCTGGCTTGCCCTGTTCCCAGGGCTAAAGGTCAGACCCGATGTGGCGCAAAggccaaacaaaataaaaaattttagtaTTACtactttcaatgataataaacataataatcTTTGTACcccaaataataatattttttatattaatagtttgaactacaataaaaaaatattattacttttaattataataaatataaaaatatttgtaccgcaaataataatagttttgatattGATGCTTTGAACTATAATAGAAgtagtaatatttataacacaaataatagtattaatattaataccttcaattataataaaaatgataatatttatggaacaaataataataataataataataataataattaattttaattttatccttcaaatcaactATATAGTTTTTCATTGGTGGTAATAAAATGTTGGACCTGGACGTGTCCACGCCCAACCCCATGTTGAGTCTGGATGCGACCACGGCCACCTCCATGTTGGGCCTGGACACGTCCACCCTCAACTTCACGTTACAACCAGACACGACCTAGTCCAATTCAATGTTGGGTGTGGACGCGTTCCCGCCCAACCCCATGTTGGGTCTGTAGGCGTGCCCGCCCCACTCCAAGTTGGCCTTGGACCTGTCCACATCCACCCCAATGTTGGGCTGGACGCATTAGCGCCCAACCCCACGTTGGGTCTCGAGTGACCGCACCCTTTCATATGTTGGACCTGGACGTGTCCACACCTAACTCCACATTGCGACTGAACACGACCGAGTCCAACTCCATGTTGGGTGTCAATGCGTCCCCGCCCAACTCATGTTGGGTCTGGACGTAACCGAGTCCAACTCAATGTTGGGCCTGGACACGGTCGCGTCCAACTCAATGTTGGGCCTGGATGTGACCAGGTCCTGCACTAGAATCAATGCAATGGGTCCTCGCTAGGACCCAaataatttgtgttataaatattcttcagttttttttaatataataatgtgttataaatattattatttatcttataaCTCAAGTGTTCATATAAAAAacagtattatttgtgttataaatattatgatttttattataactcaaagtattaatataaaacatattattatttgtgttataatcatCCTTggaattcttaatataattatttatgtgataaatattattatttttattataattctaaatattcatatcaaaaatagTATTGTTtgtgttattaatattattatttttattataattaatagtatgaatattaaaaatattatcagttgtgttataaatataaatatttttattataattctatatattcatataaaaaatagtattatttgtgttattattattattataattaatagtatgaatatttaaaatattatcatttgtggtataaatattattatttttattataattaatattattaataaaataattaataaattttgaaaaaaaattattattttttgtattataaatttttatagtaatttttataaaataaaaagtaagttCGCCGCGTAGCATGGGCATCCAACTAGTATGCATATATAGAATatcttatattttcatttaagaaaatatttttttattataataatgttaattctttttttttccattttgtttCGAATGATAGAAAATTGTACAAATAATCattgaacaaatatatatgTTTGGATTGGATAGGTGCAATATAAAACGagttcaatataaataaagaaataattcaaattataaacatatttattaggagtgagtaaaaaataaaaaaaccaattaaactgagaaaactagaaaaaaaataaccaaaaaaaccgaatcgtgaaaaaaaccgattagaatatttaaaaactaactAGTTTGGTTCATTTTGGTTTCATAAGACTGAAACcaaaaaaccaaatcgaaccgAACTAAAGttaaaaaccaagccaaatcagaaaaaaaaaactgagccaaattagaaaaaactgagccaattgattgggttttgatttttattctaaaataaccgaaccaaaaccggttggTTTGAATCGATttcggtttttaaaaaaaataaatttgatttagttattttttaggtaaaaattaAACTGTACCGAAAATGATCACACCTAATATTTATAGAAGTTTAAAAGTGAATGTTAATTGTATTAGATTTAAGTAAATTGATTTTCATTGTTACCGGACCTAATATCGTTTTTCTGACATACACACACTAAGACTACATAGATaaagttaattatattaattatcataaatcaTCAAATAAGAAATTACATTAGTTAGCATAATACatggattatatattttatataataaaatattgttaataatcaaagtaaatttacaaacaaatggatgattaaaattaaatcaccTTACAAAGTAGGTGCACACGACTAGGtctttaataatgatttttctagATGTGAAAGAGTGTTATATTAttgattacaaaattattattgaatatatagatttttatattaattaatgattcaCCTTAacttttttggaatttaaattcataccctcaaaaaattccaaacacaaattaatttaatcattgaattcaattcaattcagaGTATTTCAAACTCCCAATAGTGTCAAGTCAATATAGTATAATATTCTAAGTTATATATAAGATATCTAGGTAAGTGAATTAATTGTTCTATATGAAGGTCTCTATAATATTTAGGATATGGGCAAAACCCAATAACGTGGGGATTTATAGATGTGTGATTAGCATTTTGGCTTTTTATTTCCTTAGAGGTTACATTTCATCCATAACCAAGAGATATTGGAGATGCAAAGAAAAGCTAAGGCCACTCATGCAAAAGTGTTTACCCTGCTTGGAAATAAAGTGCGAGCCTGAGTGGAAGGTGACGATAACTCTGTAAACAAACTAAGAAGGAGCACAAGGATGAGATTGATTTCAAGATTTTGGAGCCATATATCCTACGGTGCGAGGTAGATTAGATGAGTAAGAAAACACTACACTCTAATGAAAAGAAGACAAGAGAGTCGAAGAGCACTGACGATTTCATACTTTCTACCttccatccaaaaaaaaaaaaaaaactgcaaaagaaatggataatttaattatatgttctACTACAATTACCCATCATTTCAGTTTCTGCCCCATACAGTATACCATGTCCCAAAATTCCAGAGCAACTAGTTTTCCTGTTTACAAGTTAAAAAACAGATATATGGTCACAACCCCTAGGGCCTGAATTACTTTCTGATACAATCTTCTTCAGTCTGACCATCTGTATACAAATTCAAACAAGCCAATTATTCTGAAGCTAACACATAAAACAACATGAAGTGCAAGAATCCATAAAAACACAAAGCATGAATGTCCTCACCCCTAAGATTAGTAGCCAGGTTTGCTTGAACATCAGCTTCAAAGTTGAATTCCTTGAAGATGAAACAAAGAATATGCCATTTGTAATCAGGCTATCAAACAAATGCAAATAAATTGCCACTACCAATATGACcatcttagaaaaaaatactaaatcaaCAACGCAGCACAAGTACCATGCATATAACAGTTCAAATCGATGAGTGCATTGACGATGGAATTGCactatatatatttggtaagcCTTGCAGAGGTTGAGAACACAGTATTATGACTAATGTAGCCCCCATATGCATAGAAAAGACACCAAACTAGAGACATGAACTGACAAAAATCATATGGAGCAATAGACCTTTGAAGTGCaaagaaagacaagaaaatGACACTAGGGTCAATGGCTCCAAAGCTCAGGATCAATTTGATAAACTGTCTCCTACATGTGATATTGTGAAAGGATAATTAGTTTATGATAGAGATGCATAAATGGACATCAAACCACATGCATGAGCTCAGAAAACCCTGATGTGAAAAGTGATATAAGTCTATCAAAATAACATGAGGTCAATGGCTCCAAGCCGAAAGATTAAATTCATAAAGCTGGTCACCTGAATGAGAAACCAAGAAATGCTGATTGCTTTATGACAGATACATTTAAGGTAGCATCATTTCGATGAATTGACAGCCAACAAATCAGTGATTATATCATTTAGATGAATTGACAAGAAGCAAATTGGTCGGTGTAATTTAATCAGAGAGGTTGTTAGATTctcacaattcacaattcaaatCTTATGATTCATCCCAGATCACATACAATACAACAAATTCAATTCATGGGGTGAATCACAAATGTAATCATGCAATTCAACAAATTCAATTCACTGCGATTCATTAAATTTTACAAGtcaactcaaataaaaaataaaagtaaattgtATAACTGTAAAAGAGATGGTAAGGGTAGGAATGCTAGGTCAAGAGGTCATGgatcacaacaacatttaaacCCTTTTCTTTGGTAAAACTTTCTAAGTGAAACTGAACCAAACtaataaagcaagaaaatggTGAAAGAGAGCAACAGTGGCAAAGACAGAAATAACAACTATGGTGAAATCATATGGGGTGGATATAAAGAGGAATAGTAGTTCAACTAGTTAGAAGGTAACTTTTAGATATATAGCTAGTTATATCGAGTCATTAGAATGATCAAGTGCCGTTGAACAacatatgttgatttttttgaattttgagattTGGAATCTTTTAGTgacttaaatttaataaatgattaaatACGAAGTAAATCTACATATTTGCGGCAACTAAAACACATCAAGTAGATAGTGCAGTTTCTGagtaaaaaagtaattatctgCTTGTACCCTAGGAACATGTTTGATCTGGAATGATGTGAACATATCCTTCAGCTCCTTGGCCTCTTTACACAAGTCAGCCAGATTCtggttttttaatttccatAAACCCTGAATCTGTATACAAGTAATTGTCAAAAGCACAAgtttaaacaagaaaatatcaaaatagatAAAGATATATTCACATCTAAAGTAGATCAATGCTAGAAGCCAGAACAATAAAATGATAAGAACCATGAGTGTGTTGCTTAaacagaaattaaaaacaagtctCAAATTTATTGCAATATTACTGCTGACATGAATTGTCAATGATTTCATACTACAACATATGCACATGGTAATGTtgccaaagaaaataaaagagcatTAGGATATAGAATATAATTAACACATGAACAGGACTCTCATAAATACAATATAATTAACACATAAAGAACTCCACTCAGATACAAGGTCCAACAGGGTATTTCAAAGGACTATCCAGTATCTTTCCTCATTTTGAAGTCACTTATTCGAACTTAATTTGTGATTCTTATATTTCATTTTCCGTCATTTTGTTTCCAAAAACTTGATACATGCAAAAACCTTTaactagaaaacaaatgaaTACTTTAATGATGcaatagcaaacaaaataaataatttaataaagtaAGAACAAATAACAAACCTGCATACAGACAAGATTCGAGTCTCCTTGCACACAAATGTATTTAAACCCTTTCTTAAGCGCATGTTTCAGTCCTAAAAGTACAGCTCGATATTCAGCAACATTATTTGTTGCAATTCCTAACCCTTCACGAAGTCGGCAGACCTAGCAAAGCATGGAGTTCAAAAGAGATAGAATCTAACTCGATACATAAACATAAAGcctgataaaaaatcaaaacagtaGTGCTGCCCTAGGTGAAATATTTGCACCAAATAGTCTACCAGAATTCACACAACTGTTCAGTGCCAAAACTCCACGATATTTGGACTTGTTCAACTCAAAAGTACCTACCATGCTTCCATCTTCAGCTCGTAGTACAGCTCCCGCACCAGCTGGTCCAGGATTTCCTTTTGAAGCACCATCAAACTCAAGAATGCAGGAGGGCTGGGCAATGGGCATGCCCATGGTTAAAGATTATTGTTAAACTGGGATTTAAAGAATACTATACCATGCCATACATGAGGCTTGAACAAAAACTAGACAGATCGCTGCAAGTAGACACTTCATATCAAAATCAAGGCAACTATAATGATAGCCTGGAAATGAATTCCATGGGAAATTTTACTACCCTTACTCCGCATGCAGGACTGacactaattaatattaacttTTACCATGTGTCTGCAACAGTTGGAACACTCAAGCTATGCATAATAATTTCAGGattcaaaaatgaaaatatttgcaTCTTGTGACAGAAAGATCAATCAATAATGCAAATTCAGTTAAACCTAAGTGATGGTTTATTGAGGCAAAAGATCTAAGGTTAAATGATATCATCAGTGAAATTTCAAAGACAAATCCCCATGTTTTACACGCAAGAATTAGCAGAAATACAACCCTGGATGCAAACAGGGACTGATACGTATCTGTTACAATAGGTTCttgaacaaattaaacaaaaaatattgccCAGGTCAGATTCCAAATTCGGTGGACTGAATTTATACAATACCCATCACCAAAACATAACAAACATTCCAAACCAAATACATTGTGCAAGTCAGATTCTAGATTCAGCGAACTAAAGTTACACAACACCCATCACCAAAACATAACAAACATTCCAAACCAAATACAATTGCTAATTCAAAAACGAACAAACACCATctataaatacaaataataagACCTTAAGAAACATATGCGCATGACAGTAGAGCTAACACTCATATACTGACATATGGACATGTGTGAGAAAATATGGGCATGGACAGTTGAGAATAGCACTTACAATTAAATATGCATACAGGGAAGCAAAATATCGATATAACTGGAGATGAAAATACAagaaatgttaaaattattacAAGTATCATGGTCTAAGAACAGTAACTATCCGAGGATAGCAACTCACACAACTGGAAGAAATCCTTTTAGCTTCCACTCCATTATCTGATTTCAGAAACTTTTTCTGAGGATTTGTTGAAATTGATGTTGACCCATGCAATTTCTGCAAAACAATGAGGTAGAAATAAAATGAGAGCAACCACAGTAATCAACCAGAAATGTAGTCCTTTAGGTCCTTCTGTTTATTTTTGGGAAACTAAGGCGAGGGTGCtgtagtaaaaattaaaatcaagaacAGGGTACCGAAGATGCAAATTACACAACAAAAAGATTTAGAaagacattttcttttctttttttttcattctatgttctcaaaaaaataattctgctATGGAGAATGAAGATGAATGGTAGCTCACTTATTATAAGAACTAAATTATCAACGCAGCTTTTAGCCATCAAGTTCAATTTTAATCATGTTACGACTTTTGCATGTGTATCAATTTAAGTAACCTACACTGCATCTGTTAATCATGGCATCTGTTAACCTACTCTGCACCACCCATTGGTCAAAAGCAAAGCAAACAAGCCAATTCACAAATCACACTGTTAGGTGATGGGACCTTGTGAGGTCTTCTAACCTACAGCAAATCACTGGTGTTGTTCACTTTTACTCATGCCATGACTTCAAGATGTGTATTGATGAAGTAAACAGCCTCCCATCAActgaacacaaaaaaacatcatcaacaCCTCTGTTATCCTACTATGCATCACCCATGACTGGACaccaaaaacaaacaagctaAATCACAACTGTCAGACAACTAGTGAATGTTAGAAAAGATGACTCTCAGTCTCCCAACTTTGGCCTACAATAAATAACCAGCATTGATCTTAGTAAATTGCTATGGCCAAACAAATGTCTTCGgtagtgtttggtattgtggtagtaGTTGATTTTCAAAGTGTTCTTcgcttggaaatgcatcaaaataacattttttttattttttaaaatttatttttgacatcaacacatcaaaacaatccaaaaacaaccaaaaaaataaatttgaagcaaagataattcattttttttcaaaagcacaatgtcactgcaaaaacaaacactacctTACTTTTGGAAGATTGCTTTGGTCCTCCAGACGTGGTTAGAATGAGGGAGGATTACTACAAAATTTGGAGACCAAGAAATATTGGAGAGGGAATAGTAGAAAATAATTCACCTAACTGCTCCAAAGACCAAGTTTTCCTATGGAACCCGAGAAAACAAGAAGTCTGATTAATGATTATGGATTAACAGTAGTAAATTTTGTAGTCTCTATCATTCAGATTTCTGACAAAATAAAGGTTCCAAAATTCATATTATCATCCCCCATCTTACAATAACTAGAAATAAGTAACTAACCAACAACAAGCAATCTAAAAAGATCATTTGGCATTATGCAATCTGAAGACTCCAAATGAATTTTAGTTAACATGGTCACAGCAGCAACTTTCTCCATTCTCCAATCAAACACATATATTGTCAAGAGTTAACTTCCTTCAATCAACTTCATAAGAACCTTTAATTACATTTTATTGAAATCTAAATTTCTTGACATTGTGTCCACTACTAATACAATATCAAATACTTCAAAATGATATACATTACAGGGTGGCTTAACTCACAATTGATTCAAGCGGTTGAGGCAACCGCTTAGGAGGAAAATTGTTGTCTAATTCTTTCGCTCTAAAAGAAGAAGCTGGTTCCTGAAAATATACAGGCAATGAATTGATGGGGTTCAGCACAAAAACCAGAAGAGAGTAGTGAATTTGAGGAGACCTgaaaagggaaaggaagaaGTTTGCCAAAAAGATCATTTTCAACATCGGGTGCTTGGATAGAATAGGCAGCGTTGTTGAGCCCATGTGAGGAAAGGTACTCTTTCGCCTCCTTAGGCAATCCATACCCTTTGAACACACTTACAGAAGGATTGCACacctccaaaataaaaatcaataaaaatagtaaagTGTTGTTCTTTAAATATTAAGTAGAAattaagcaaaagaaaaggtaaatttaCAGAAGAAGATTGAGCTTGAAGCTGGCAGTCAGAGAAGTTGTTATAAACCCCAATAATATCCCCTTTCCGTACAACGTAGAAAGCATCCTTTTCTTCCTCCATAATACTTAGATGAGAATTGAGAATGGAGAGCCACACCCACTAAACTAGGGTAAAGAAGAGCAATAGCAGTTTACTCCTAAATAAAGGCGG of the Populus nigra chromosome 7, ddPopNigr1.1, whole genome shotgun sequence genome contains:
- the LOC133698192 gene encoding uncharacterized protein LOC133698192 isoform X1; the protein is MEEEKDAFYVVRKGDIIGVYNNFSDCQLQAQSSSVCNPSVSVFKGYGLPKEAKEYLSSHGLNNAAYSIQAPDVENDLFGKLLPFPFQEPASSFRAKELDNNFPPKRLPQPLESIKLHGSTSISTNPQKKFLKSDNGVEAKRISSSCLYRYFASLYAYLIPSCILEFDGASKGNPGPAGAGAVLRAEDGSMVCRLREGLGIATNNVAEYRAVLLGLKHALKKGFKYICVQGDSNLVCMQIQGLWKLKNQNLADLCKEAKELKDMFTSFQIKHVPREFNFEADVQANLATNLRDGQTEEDCIRK
- the LOC133698192 gene encoding uncharacterized protein LOC133698192 isoform X2; protein product: MEEEKDAFYVVRKGDIIGVYNNFSDCQLQAQSSSVCNPSVSVFKGYGLPKEAKEYLSSHGLNNAAYSIQAPDVENDLFGKLLPFPFQEPASSFRAKELDNNFPPKRLPQPLESIKLHGSTSISTNPQKKFLKSDNGVEAKRISSSCPSCILEFDGASKGNPGPAGAGAVLRAEDGSMVCRLREGLGIATNNVAEYRAVLLGLKHALKKGFKYICVQGDSNLVCMQIQGLWKLKNQNLADLCKEAKELKDMFTSFQIKHVPREFNFEADVQANLATNLRDGQTEEDCIRK